A single Crateriforma conspicua DNA region contains:
- a CDS encoding DUF485 domain-containing protein gives MTQTSVDAQRFNAKLGLVLFALYLLCYLGFVLTGAFAPDAFDRVLFWGLNLAIVYGFGLIVVAVLLAGIYGWFCRVEPDDEAAEAMEDRS, from the coding sequence ATGACCCAAACGTCTGTCGACGCACAACGCTTCAACGCCAAGTTGGGGTTGGTTTTGTTTGCGTTGTATTTGTTGTGTTACTTGGGGTTCGTGCTGACCGGCGCGTTCGCGCCCGATGCGTTCGACCGGGTGTTGTTCTGGGGGCTGAACCTGGCGATCGTTTATGGGTTTGGATTGATCGTCGTGGCGGTTTTACTGGCGGGCATCTACGGCTGGTTTTGTCGTGTCGAACCGGACGATGAAGCTGCCGAAGCGATGGAGGATCGCTCGTGA
- a CDS encoding HD domain-containing protein, translating to MKDSKLRRQIAFEAARLMYSRQETEYFQAKIKASRRTVRGWVKPADLPSNAEVRDQIQVLTRLHETDADARHGRLGRMRLRALWWLRQLDAHHAKLIGSVLTGSVRDGSDIDIHVFGNHPDTIADEVDSLGFACQVVRKQVVKDGQPRVFTHIRIDDEFPIELTVYPLKWIGHRFKSSITGKAIERASASQLEKLLVFAHDYDAASLSTSLQQIQGRPDRFQVFQALMVPLENVVQSPRWHPEGDALYHSLQVFGLAKDESPYDEEFLLAALLHDIGKAIDPDDHSVAALEALDGYISPRTAWLIAHHMEAHKIHDHTIGARRRRRLASHPWFEDLLLLGDCDRGGRVAGVSVDTLQQALDYIESIEEMFGGDPVQPSWSPHDDEPIR from the coding sequence ATGAAAGATTCGAAGCTGCGCCGTCAAATCGCGTTCGAGGCGGCCAGATTGATGTACAGCCGACAGGAAACGGAATACTTCCAAGCCAAGATCAAGGCGTCGCGACGGACAGTGCGTGGCTGGGTCAAACCGGCCGACTTGCCCAGCAATGCCGAGGTTCGCGACCAGATCCAGGTGCTGACACGGTTGCACGAAACCGACGCCGATGCCCGCCACGGACGATTGGGGCGAATGCGTTTACGCGCCTTGTGGTGGCTGCGGCAACTGGACGCTCACCATGCCAAGTTGATCGGCAGCGTGCTGACCGGATCGGTCCGCGACGGCAGTGACATCGACATCCATGTCTTTGGAAATCATCCCGACACGATCGCCGACGAAGTCGATTCGTTGGGGTTCGCCTGTCAGGTGGTTCGCAAGCAAGTGGTCAAAGACGGCCAACCGCGTGTGTTTACCCATATCCGCATCGATGACGAATTCCCGATTGAACTGACGGTCTATCCGTTGAAGTGGATCGGACATCGATTCAAGAGCAGCATCACCGGCAAAGCGATCGAAAGGGCTTCCGCGTCGCAGTTGGAAAAGCTGTTGGTGTTCGCACACGATTACGATGCCGCGTCGCTGTCGACATCCCTGCAGCAGATCCAGGGACGTCCCGACCGTTTTCAAGTTTTCCAGGCTTTGATGGTCCCGCTGGAAAATGTCGTCCAGTCGCCGCGTTGGCACCCCGAAGGCGATGCGCTTTATCACAGTCTGCAAGTGTTCGGACTGGCCAAGGACGAGTCACCCTATGACGAAGAATTTCTGTTGGCCGCGCTGCTGCATGACATCGGCAAAGCGATCGATCCCGATGATCATTCGGTCGCGGCGCTGGAGGCCCTGGATGGCTACATCAGTCCGCGTACCGCTTGGCTGATCGCCCATCACATGGAAGCCCACAAAATTCACGACCACACGATCGGTGCCCGCCGCCGACGTCGTTTGGCATCGCATCCGTGGTTCGAGGATCTGCTGTTGTTGGGGGATTGTGACCGCGGCGGTCGTGTTGCCGGTGTGTCGGTCGATACGCTGCAGCAGGCACTGGATTACATCGAAAGCATCGAAGAAATGTTCGGCGGCGACCCGGTACAGCCGTCGTGGTCACCCCACGACGACGAGCCAATACGCTAG
- a CDS encoding MBL fold metallo-hydrolase, which yields MPSNASSGRAKTTPAPGDRRPATDADQADRSADSSRPEVVFLGTGTSVGVPAIGCDCPVCRSSDPKNKRTRCAIVFRLPDGDLLVDTPPDLRTQLLREDIGLIHAIMFTHEHADHLFGLDDVRLFPFRLHAPVPIYCQQQVDERIRKSFDYAFSDRVETHPGSKPRLELRRITHDRFEALGVPVTPIPMLHGPHFEVLGFRIGDFAYCTDTNGIPDASMELLQGLDTLVIGALRYKPHPTHFTVDQAIEVSSELSPKRTLLTHIGHDLDHGPTNESLPPGIELAYDGLRVPLVGL from the coding sequence TTGCCGTCCAACGCGTCGTCTGGCCGGGCCAAAACGACCCCGGCGCCGGGGGATCGTCGCCCGGCAACGGACGCGGACCAGGCCGACCGATCGGCTGATTCGTCGCGTCCGGAGGTCGTTTTTCTGGGCACCGGGACCAGCGTGGGTGTGCCGGCCATCGGCTGTGATTGCCCGGTTTGCCGCAGCAGCGATCCCAAAAACAAGCGAACACGCTGCGCGATCGTCTTTCGATTGCCTGACGGGGACCTCCTGGTCGACACCCCGCCCGATCTGCGGACGCAGTTGCTGCGGGAAGACATCGGGCTGATCCACGCGATCATGTTCACGCACGAGCACGCTGATCACCTGTTCGGGCTCGACGACGTGCGTCTGTTTCCTTTTCGTCTGCACGCCCCCGTGCCGATTTATTGTCAGCAACAAGTGGACGAACGGATTCGCAAGTCATTCGACTATGCGTTTTCCGATCGCGTGGAAACCCATCCGGGATCCAAGCCGCGGTTGGAGCTTCGCCGCATCACTCATGATCGCTTCGAAGCGTTGGGCGTCCCGGTGACGCCGATCCCGATGCTGCACGGGCCACATTTCGAAGTGCTGGGGTTCCGCATCGGTGATTTCGCCTATTGCACGGACACCAACGGGATCCCGGACGCCTCGATGGAGTTGCTGCAGGGGCTGGACACGCTGGTCATCGGCGCGCTGCGGTACAAACCCCACCCGACGCACTTCACCGTTGATCAGGCGATCGAGGTGTCTTCTGAACTGTCCCCCAAGCGGACTCTGCTGACTCATATCGGGCACGATTTGGATCACGGGCCGACCAACGAATCCTTGCCGCCGGGAATCGAGTTGGCCTACGATGGTTTGCGGGTTCCTTTGGTGGGCCTGTAA
- a CDS encoding TIM barrel protein has translation MFKNFSPQALGINGRQSELIELSLTYAFRGMDVDLLDMLRRSQRTSVEDATKYLRAADIKIGGFELDIDLDADDDAFTAQVGTLHPLTELAAELQVERAYLRVPSGTDRLPYPEYFEVQRSRLDQIAGVLAGKDIRLAVGFSACPTGDEVQFPFVRDVEGFMALISATTADNIGYLLDTFDWIVGGGAMDQITEIPGSKIVAVRLSSLSDSVDASTAKPTDRVLPEKQGLLDLVALVKHLDSSEFDGPIGPAASTANYKGQTRESIVQAGQEAVDAILSDAGLHVAPRPMDLIEDIPYEPTPSI, from the coding sequence ATGTTCAAAAACTTTTCCCCTCAAGCCCTGGGAATCAACGGCCGCCAAAGCGAATTGATCGAATTGTCATTGACCTACGCGTTCCGTGGGATGGACGTCGATCTGCTGGACATGCTGCGTCGATCGCAACGCACGAGCGTGGAAGACGCCACGAAGTACCTGCGGGCGGCCGACATCAAAATTGGTGGTTTTGAACTGGACATCGACTTGGACGCCGATGACGACGCGTTCACCGCACAGGTCGGCACCCTGCACCCGCTGACCGAATTGGCGGCCGAATTGCAGGTCGAACGTGCTTATTTGCGCGTCCCCTCGGGCACCGACCGATTGCCGTATCCGGAATACTTTGAAGTCCAGCGAAGCCGCCTGGACCAAATCGCCGGTGTTTTGGCCGGTAAAGACATTCGCCTGGCCGTCGGTTTTTCGGCTTGCCCGACCGGTGACGAAGTCCAATTCCCGTTCGTCCGCGACGTCGAAGGCTTCATGGCGTTGATCTCCGCGACAACCGCCGACAACATTGGCTACCTGCTGGACACCTTCGATTGGATCGTCGGCGGTGGCGCGATGGATCAAATTACGGAAATTCCTGGTAGCAAGATCGTGGCCGTCCGCTTGTCGTCGCTGTCCGATTCGGTCGACGCATCGACGGCGAAGCCCACCGACCGCGTGCTGCCCGAAAAACAAGGCCTGTTGGACTTGGTCGCCCTGGTCAAGCATCTGGATTCGTCGGAGTTCGACGGTCCAATTGGCCCGGCTGCCAGCACGGCGAACTATAAAGGTCAAACCCGCGAAAGTATCGTTCAGGCCGGCCAAGAAGCCGTCGATGCGATCCTCAGCGACGCCGGCCTGCACGTCGCTCCGCGACCGATGGACCTGATCGAAGACATCCCTTACGAGCCGACACCGTCGATCTGA
- a CDS encoding FG-GAP repeat domain-containing protein — MPDPTHLPAGYWPQQVLDKIALYHQSRRNDLVIPDYQAIVDYFVKDAPPGYQFPPPVESLDNTFQAVPLQWGGEKDLMAVSSTLPLVDGRTPEDAISLAVTDLWTGVVKRLEFHRSESSETSKVDVTSTLLGRGGNPSRIHEADLDADGIMDYVVSDLGSMAPQDERQGSVWWLQGQSDGGFRRHALRLGLTRVADALPFDYDGDGDLDLIIADFGLYFSGGVEIMRQTGIQDGIPQFETEVLDPRDGCIEILIADFNDDGLDDLITLVTQNAESIDLYLNRGDGQLERKNLHTGNTPTLGSSGIEVVDLDKDGDLDVVYTCGDTFDDNMAKPFHHIGWLENEGTFPLTPHELFRMPGVYTATVGDIDQDGDLDIAACSLLSQHQVDAYPPGSFPSVVWLEQTEDMEFAPHVLETDRCHAATCRLIDIDRDGDLDLYVPPLTVEMTPQTEYVWWMNRTIDGPVPSDESADQTAAQ; from the coding sequence ATGCCGGACCCCACGCACTTGCCCGCCGGGTATTGGCCCCAGCAGGTGTTGGACAAGATCGCTCTTTATCACCAATCCAGACGCAACGACTTGGTGATTCCTGATTACCAGGCGATCGTCGACTACTTCGTCAAAGACGCACCGCCGGGATATCAATTTCCGCCACCCGTGGAATCGCTGGACAACACATTCCAGGCCGTGCCGCTGCAATGGGGTGGCGAAAAGGACTTGATGGCGGTGTCATCAACGTTGCCGTTGGTCGACGGGCGCACTCCCGAAGACGCGATTTCGTTGGCGGTGACCGATTTGTGGACCGGCGTCGTCAAGCGTCTGGAGTTCCATCGTTCCGAATCGAGCGAAACGTCCAAGGTGGACGTGACGTCGACGCTGTTGGGCCGCGGCGGAAATCCGTCACGAATCCATGAAGCCGATTTGGACGCCGACGGAATCATGGACTACGTCGTTTCCGACTTGGGTTCGATGGCACCCCAAGATGAACGCCAGGGGTCGGTGTGGTGGCTGCAGGGTCAAAGCGATGGTGGCTTTCGTCGACACGCACTGCGTTTGGGCCTGACACGCGTGGCCGATGCTCTGCCGTTTGACTACGACGGCGACGGTGACTTGGACCTGATCATCGCTGATTTCGGTCTGTATTTTTCCGGCGGCGTCGAAATCATGCGTCAGACGGGAATCCAAGACGGCATCCCACAATTCGAAACGGAGGTCCTGGACCCGCGGGATGGATGCATCGAAATTCTGATTGCCGATTTCAACGACGACGGCTTGGATGACCTGATCACCCTGGTGACCCAGAACGCCGAATCAATCGACTTGTATCTGAACCGGGGCGACGGGCAACTGGAACGAAAAAACCTGCACACCGGTAACACACCGACGCTAGGCAGCAGCGGGATCGAAGTGGTCGACCTGGACAAAGACGGCGACCTGGATGTGGTTTACACCTGTGGCGACACCTTTGATGACAACATGGCCAAACCGTTTCACCACATCGGATGGTTGGAAAACGAAGGCACATTTCCGCTGACGCCCCATGAGTTGTTCCGCATGCCCGGCGTGTACACCGCGACGGTCGGCGACATCGACCAAGATGGTGATTTGGATATCGCGGCCTGTTCGCTTTTGTCACAGCACCAGGTCGACGCTTATCCCCCCGGTTCCTTTCCGTCGGTCGTATGGCTGGAACAGACCGAAGACATGGAATTTGCACCGCATGTTTTGGAAACCGACCGGTGCCATGCGGCGACCTGCCGGCTGATCGATATCGACCGCGATGGCGATTTGGATTTGTATGTTCCACCACTGACCGTCGAAATGACGCCGCAAACCGAGTACGTTTGGTGGATGAATCGCACGATCGACGGGCCTGTCCCGTCTGATGAATCCGCCGATCAAACGGCGGCCCAGTGA
- a CDS encoding tetratricopeptide repeat protein — protein sequence MNRKRNPPSRQASQGAGDKDADRGNDPESPTTKPRSSRGRLLVLGVALVALLVVAVLWGIGRWDAKIESQFDGLLASQQYDAAAEVLQRRIWPLSPAEQAVKHARIARLKLQYTLADETLAAVGAEPGEYPSLDRESELLRLQETGEASSSKLQRLLEGAPNDTNALFQAWTIGQLNTQNFAAAGGVLSQWMQSEPSQATPRFYMGAMLNTQSDYVTAETYFREALRLDPDFDNARLGLIEVLARQNRQDVALPIAKRLIRRRPDDAEALMWRAQLLTDLNRPAEAEPDLRQALRLRPELYDARLMLGKTLLQQGRAQEAKETLLPILQTFEQDVATLYLLARCDAQLGATTDSDQWLDQYVQAKSLKRSLFHRTQKMNERLRQGVQATADQLNQMARDHMAADWKAALPWLRDMADKDQARRWRLVYFQASGNVNAEEEIRLQID from the coding sequence ATGAATCGCAAACGGAATCCCCCAAGCCGACAAGCATCCCAGGGTGCCGGCGATAAAGATGCCGACCGTGGAAACGACCCTGAATCGCCCACGACCAAGCCGCGGTCGTCTCGCGGGCGACTGCTGGTCCTGGGCGTCGCCCTGGTCGCCTTGCTGGTTGTCGCGGTGCTGTGGGGAATCGGCCGCTGGGACGCAAAGATCGAATCACAGTTCGACGGACTGTTGGCGTCGCAGCAGTACGACGCAGCCGCGGAAGTCCTGCAGCGACGAATTTGGCCGCTTTCGCCAGCCGAACAAGCCGTCAAGCACGCACGGATCGCGCGACTGAAACTGCAATACACTCTGGCCGACGAAACACTGGCGGCGGTCGGCGCGGAACCCGGTGAATACCCCAGCTTGGACCGCGAATCTGAATTGCTGCGGCTGCAGGAAACGGGCGAAGCCAGTTCGTCGAAACTTCAACGTTTGTTGGAAGGCGCCCCTAATGACACGAATGCGTTGTTCCAAGCGTGGACCATCGGCCAGCTGAACACGCAAAACTTTGCTGCCGCCGGCGGCGTTCTTTCGCAGTGGATGCAGTCCGAACCGAGTCAGGCCACGCCTCGGTTCTACATGGGCGCGATGCTGAACACACAAAGCGACTATGTCACCGCCGAGACGTACTTTCGCGAAGCGTTACGCTTGGACCCCGACTTTGACAACGCCCGGTTGGGGCTGATCGAAGTCCTGGCACGCCAAAACCGTCAAGACGTCGCGCTGCCGATTGCCAAACGACTGATCCGACGACGTCCCGACGACGCGGAAGCATTGATGTGGCGGGCACAACTGTTGACCGATTTGAATCGCCCCGCGGAAGCCGAACCTGATTTGCGTCAAGCACTACGTTTGCGTCCCGAACTGTACGACGCCCGATTGATGTTGGGCAAAACGCTGTTGCAGCAGGGCAGGGCACAAGAGGCCAAGGAGACGTTGCTGCCCATCCTGCAGACGTTCGAACAAGACGTCGCAACGTTGTACTTGCTGGCACGCTGTGACGCGCAACTGGGTGCCACGACAGACTCGGATCAATGGCTGGATCAATACGTCCAGGCAAAATCATTGAAGCGATCGTTGTTTCATCGCACTCAAAAGATGAACGAACGACTGCGCCAGGGCGTCCAGGCCACTGCGGACCAATTGAACCAGATGGCTCGCGATCACATGGCCGCCGATTGGAAGGCGGCCTTGCCCTGGTTGCGTGACATGGCCGACAAGGATCAAGCACGCCGGTGGCGTTTGGTTTATTTCCAAGCCAGCGGCAATGTGAACGCCGAGGAAGAAATTCGGCTACAGATCGACTAA
- a CDS encoding cytochrome c oxidase subunit 3: protein MPRSNKNRPHKLPSDHRAQQGGMLFLLSLVIFFLSSLLLYGLYAYWRRDDPQSQMPLPLTFLISTGCLLAISGLVHAATRTVRRQKRWQTSILLITSSIAAVLFMYVQFRSMRTMMSGSDVAEGIGRGVIGMVFVLAFLHALHVAGGIISLAIVSVRSVLGKYDHERHWPVDFAAHYWHFLDVVWLMMLATFWMTTGGFA from the coding sequence ATGCCACGATCCAACAAAAATCGCCCCCACAAACTTCCCAGCGATCACCGTGCCCAGCAAGGCGGCATGCTGTTTCTGTTGTCGTTGGTGATTTTTTTTCTATCCAGTCTGTTGTTGTACGGGTTGTACGCGTATTGGCGTCGCGATGATCCACAGTCGCAGATGCCACTGCCACTGACTTTTTTGATCAGCACGGGGTGTCTGCTGGCGATCAGCGGGCTCGTTCATGCGGCGACCCGGACCGTTCGACGACAGAAACGATGGCAGACCAGTATCTTACTGATTACAAGCAGCATCGCAGCGGTGCTGTTCATGTACGTCCAGTTCCGATCGATGCGGACGATGATGTCGGGATCCGATGTCGCCGAAGGGATCGGTCGCGGCGTGATCGGAATGGTGTTTGTGTTAGCGTTCCTGCATGCCCTGCATGTGGCCGGCGGGATCATTTCTCTGGCGATCGTTTCGGTGCGTTCGGTGTTGGGAAAGTATGATCATGAACGACACTGGCCGGTCGATTTCGCCGCCCACTACTGGCATTTCTTAGATGTGGTTTGGCTGATGATGTTGGCGACATTTTGGATGACCACCGGCGGATTCGCTTAG
- the mntR gene encoding manganese-binding transcriptional regulator MntR translates to MTANSHQRTRDDHASETAEDYVEAIADAITQNGVCRSVDLVNFFSVTHATVNRTVARLQRDGYVTTAAYQPIELTEAGRRLATQSRRRHAVVYAFLRAMGVSESSAAADSEGIEHHVSDETLSMMKRVVEKGWPQA, encoded by the coding sequence GTGACAGCGAACTCACACCAGCGAACCCGCGACGACCACGCCAGCGAAACGGCGGAGGACTATGTGGAAGCGATTGCCGATGCGATCACCCAAAATGGCGTTTGCCGTTCGGTGGACTTGGTGAATTTCTTTTCGGTGACGCATGCGACAGTCAATCGAACCGTGGCGCGTCTTCAGCGTGACGGCTATGTGACCACGGCGGCGTATCAGCCGATCGAATTGACCGAGGCGGGACGCCGCTTGGCGACACAAAGTCGACGCCGACACGCGGTGGTCTACGCGTTCTTACGGGCGATGGGGGTCAGCGAGTCATCGGCCGCCGCCGACAGCGAGGGCATCGAGCATCACGTCAGTGATGAAACTCTGTCGATGATGAAACGCGTAGTGGAAAAGGGATGGCCCCAGGCCTAG
- a CDS encoding DUF1559 domain-containing protein: MFFPVFRIRSVKDAPIDRKSRRGAFTLVELLVVIAIIGVLVGLLLPAVQGAREAARRMECSNNLRQIALASHNYASAFKQFPPGYQSQPTSNGNVPSWVTIDSTTWDAGSGWGWGSMLLPFAEQTAVADQIRFDRPVWDPENEAAIAATIPMYLCPSSTGGDQPFDVLNESGNALSISGRGVRVGRSHYVASHGQESCWGECGSAAVGIVFDDIYQGTTRTVQIDGDASRVADGPFYRNSRTRFRDVTDGTSQTIFFGEHASALSEKTWVGVVPGAFTHPQFLSPENGADAAATLTLVHAGPSGGELDITGQPIIHPINFPTYHVGQMYSQHVGGGNVAYGDGSVRFVTNFVDLILWAEMSSMNEREQIDWSRL; encoded by the coding sequence ATGTTCTTTCCTGTTTTTCGAATTCGCAGCGTGAAAGACGCCCCCATCGACCGCAAATCGCGACGCGGTGCGTTCACCCTGGTCGAACTGCTGGTGGTGATCGCCATCATCGGCGTCTTGGTGGGCCTCTTGTTGCCGGCGGTCCAAGGTGCGCGTGAAGCGGCACGGCGAATGGAATGCAGCAACAACCTGCGGCAGATCGCGTTGGCGTCGCACAACTACGCTTCGGCGTTCAAGCAATTCCCGCCGGGCTACCAATCGCAGCCGACCAGCAATGGAAACGTTCCTTCGTGGGTCACCATCGATTCGACGACCTGGGACGCGGGTTCGGGATGGGGCTGGGGATCGATGCTGTTGCCCTTTGCCGAACAGACCGCCGTTGCGGATCAGATTCGCTTTGATCGACCGGTTTGGGACCCGGAAAACGAAGCCGCGATCGCGGCGACCATACCGATGTACCTGTGTCCCTCGTCGACCGGTGGTGACCAACCGTTCGACGTCTTGAATGAATCGGGAAATGCGTTGTCGATATCCGGTCGCGGCGTCCGAGTCGGCCGCAGTCATTACGTGGCCAGCCATGGCCAAGAAAGCTGCTGGGGCGAATGCGGTTCCGCCGCCGTGGGAATCGTTTTTGACGACATCTATCAGGGCACCACGCGGACGGTACAGATTGACGGTGACGCCAGCCGCGTTGCCGATGGCCCGTTCTATCGAAATTCACGCACCCGATTTCGTGATGTGACCGACGGCACCAGCCAGACGATTTTCTTCGGCGAACACGCATCGGCGCTCAGTGAAAAAACGTGGGTCGGTGTCGTGCCTGGGGCGTTCACGCATCCACAGTTCCTGTCGCCCGAAAACGGTGCCGACGCCGCGGCCACGTTGACGTTGGTGCACGCCGGTCCGTCCGGAGGCGAATTGGATATCACCGGGCAACCCATCATCCACCCGATCAATTTTCCGACCTATCACGTCGGTCAGATGTACAGCCAGCACGTTGGCGGCGGCAACGTGGCATACGGCGACGGATCAGTACGCTTCGTCACGAATTTCGTGGATCTGATTCTGTGGGCGGAGATGTCCAGCATGAACGAACGCGAACAAATCGACTGGAGTCGACTGTGA
- a CDS encoding TylF/MycF/NovP-related O-methyltransferase has protein sequence MRFFVIARILRELFRGPVTPGKRLEALQKLGQQLVPGYRFMWPNPDWCLRESFDGYLRQQGEMDGFNTHKRWMLSQLLRMTWQVPGDTAECGVYRGSTSVLICQSNQRSSLNRHHYLFDSFCGLSAPDSQQDGDYWTEGDLSVSEQTARDALAAFDQTTFLTGWIPQRFGEVDTKRFSFVHVDVDLYEPTRQSVEFFYDRLNPGGILLCDDYATEFCPGATRACDEVLADKPEKMIALSPGGGFMIKGLETEAEPFTT, from the coding sequence GTGCGATTTTTCGTCATCGCCCGCATTTTGCGGGAACTGTTCCGCGGTCCCGTTACCCCCGGGAAACGTCTGGAAGCCCTGCAAAAACTGGGTCAACAGTTGGTTCCGGGATACCGATTCATGTGGCCAAATCCGGACTGGTGCCTTCGCGAATCGTTCGACGGCTACCTTCGCCAACAAGGCGAAATGGACGGCTTCAACACGCACAAACGATGGATGTTGTCACAACTGTTGCGAATGACCTGGCAAGTCCCCGGTGACACTGCCGAATGCGGCGTGTATCGAGGATCGACCTCGGTTTTGATTTGTCAAAGCAACCAGCGGTCTTCGCTGAATCGCCATCACTACTTGTTTGATTCGTTTTGCGGGCTAAGCGCCCCCGATTCCCAACAAGACGGTGATTACTGGACCGAAGGCGATTTGTCGGTCAGTGAGCAAACGGCTCGCGACGCTCTGGCCGCATTTGACCAGACGACCTTTTTGACCGGTTGGATTCCGCAGCGGTTTGGCGAAGTTGACACCAAACGTTTCAGTTTCGTTCACGTCGATGTGGATTTGTACGAACCGACGCGGCAGAGTGTTGAATTCTTTTACGACCGATTGAATCCGGGAGGCATTTTGTTGTGTGACGACTACGCAACGGAATTTTGCCCCGGCGCGACGCGTGCATGCGATGAAGTCTTGGCCGACAAGCCCGAAAAAATGATCGCTCTTTCACCCGGTGGTGGATTCATGATCAAGGGGCTGGAAACCGAAGCGGAGCCTTTCACAACGTGA
- a CDS encoding glycosyltransferase family 4 protein — MTDLATSPAPPDRPSVAIVAWQAIGTVAPGAGVPVGGMETAAWTFATGLARDGRWHPIFIARSTRRLPITHPTGVTIAAHVDRWMPVRRAVASALSDRPVRWTPRLMWQVFTLAITKPFRAADPMPRKPDPRLTKFDPPDVWITMGVSAESAGVIATAVDQQRPLLVLVQSNEDLNPRFADDPNFTSKYGVTSADVMFAIRNATHFVCQNQWQCDRLQKHFARDSFLIRNAIDLNHFNQLRKRFEPTSRRDDESNASSTLPFDKRPVDVLWIGRFEDFHKRITMAIQIARQCPTLKFCFIANPSDPAVEADVLADPPGNVRFISRVPADEMPNQFAQAKTFLCTGDPRYEGFPNVLLQAAAMGTPIVSLADFDQFFQRSGAGVVCDDPTTVPEVLSDFVDRRRSVDHSKVYDYLETHHSEPVICRHLADLLDRCFDDVR; from the coding sequence GTGACTGATTTGGCAACCTCCCCCGCCCCGCCGGATCGCCCCTCGGTGGCGATCGTCGCTTGGCAAGCGATTGGAACGGTCGCCCCTGGTGCGGGGGTGCCCGTCGGCGGAATGGAAACTGCCGCGTGGACGTTTGCCACCGGCCTGGCACGCGACGGACGGTGGCATCCGATCTTTATCGCACGCTCCACGCGGCGTTTGCCAATCACCCATCCCACCGGCGTGACCATCGCCGCCCATGTCGACCGCTGGATGCCCGTGCGACGTGCGGTGGCGTCGGCACTCTCCGATCGGCCGGTACGATGGACCCCGCGGCTGATGTGGCAAGTTTTTACCTTGGCGATCACCAAGCCGTTTCGCGCGGCCGATCCGATGCCGCGCAAGCCGGATCCCAGATTGACGAAATTCGATCCACCGGACGTTTGGATCACGATGGGTGTCAGTGCCGAATCGGCGGGCGTGATCGCCACCGCTGTTGATCAACAACGGCCCTTGCTGGTGCTGGTGCAAAGCAACGAAGACCTCAATCCACGATTCGCCGACGATCCCAATTTCACGTCAAAGTATGGCGTCACATCGGCCGACGTGATGTTTGCGATTCGCAACGCCACTCATTTCGTCTGCCAGAATCAATGGCAATGCGATCGCTTGCAGAAACACTTTGCACGTGATTCTTTTCTAATTCGAAACGCCATTGATTTGAATCATTTCAATCAGTTGCGGAAACGCTTCGAGCCGACATCGCGACGCGACGATGAATCGAATGCATCGTCCACGCTGCCCTTCGACAAACGTCCGGTTGATGTTTTGTGGATCGGAAGATTCGAGGATTTCCACAAACGCATCACCATGGCAATTCAGATTGCGCGGCAATGTCCAACGCTGAAGTTTTGCTTCATCGCCAACCCGTCGGATCCGGCGGTCGAAGCGGACGTCCTTGCTGATCCGCCCGGCAATGTTCGCTTCATCAGCCGCGTTCCAGCGGACGAGATGCCGAACCAGTTTGCCCAAGCCAAAACATTTCTTTGCACCGGAGATCCGCGTTACGAAGGGTTTCCCAATGTGCTGCTTCAGGCCGCCGCGATGGGGACGCCGATTGTGTCGTTGGCCGATTTCGACCAGTTTTTTCAGCGATCGGGGGCCGGAGTCGTTTGTGATGATCCGACAACAGTGCCGGAGGTTCTGTCGGATTTCGTCGATCGACGGCGAAGCGTGGATCATTCGAAGGTATACGATTATCTGGAGACACATCACAGCGAACCGGTCATTTGTCGCCACCTGGCCGATTTGCTGGATCGCTGCTTTGACGACGTTCGGTAA